A portion of the Clostridium gelidum genome contains these proteins:
- a CDS encoding DUF4351 domain-containing protein: protein MTDVGRMIYEEGMEEGIEKGKTDLIIRQLIKKFKIVPDEYKKKLTTLSQDTIEIIGTEIFDMESIEDLKKYF from the coding sequence TGATATATGAAGAAGGTATGGAAGAAGGAATAGAAAAAGGAAAAACAGATTTAATAATAAGGCAATTAATAAAAAAATTTAAAATAGTACCTGATGAGTATAAAAAGAAACTTACGACTTTATCACAAGATACAATAGAAATTATAGGTACTGAAATATTTGATATGGAATCAATTGAAGATTTAAAAAAATATTTTTAG